The genomic region AACAACGGGTCGAGTGTGGTCGTTATTCGGGACACGACTTCCTGTCAGTCCCCTGCTACCGCTCCGTCCACGCTCTCGTCGCTCTCCGTGGCTTCTTCTGGAAGTAGATGCTCCGGGCGACGCAGGTAGCTCGGCTTCTGTGCGAACGCTTCGATTCGCTCCCACTCCTCGGGTGTGATGTGACCGTCCATATACAGTATCCACTGTTGACACTACTTTAATCCTTGTAATAAAATCTAAAATAAATTGTAGTGGATTATCACCTACTATAGGGAGCTACCACTATCGTAGTGGGCGTCTGTTACTGAGGATGAGGGGTCGGTGTACTTCGACGGCCTTGCTACCGGCGTCTGATTCCACTCATTACCCCTCTTTGCCCCCCGATGACCTAATATGATTTTAGGCAGATATGTGGGTACTACTATATGTTGGCCGTCGCTACCAGATTCTATGCAACCACAGCGGGCAACGTACGTAAAGAAAGCCTGTGCCTACATCACCAGAAACGGGTCGGAACTGCTGGTGTTCGACGGGCCGGGCCACGACGGGCTACAGATACCGAAGGGAACCGTTGAACCGGGAGAAAGACCGCGGGTAGCCGTACAGCGAGAGGCTGTCGAGGAGAGCGGTCTCGCCTCATTCGAGCGTCTGCAACACATCGCCACCGATGTCTGGACGCGCCGCGAGTCGCCACCGAAGCGATACGTGCGGTCGTTCTACCACCTCCCTGTCCACGAATCCCGGGATCACTGGGTCCACACCGTCACCGGGACGGGCGAGGAACGCGGTGCAGAGTTCGAGTTCTCGTGGGTCGACCTCCAGACCGATGCCACCTTCGCACTCGATCTTGACGACTATCTCCACTCTCTGACGAGTCCCGCTGAGGCGACGACAGCCGGCGATGTGGCTGCCGATTAACGACTTCTTCTCTCAAATATCGCTCGTGCAAGCGCCACAGCGGTCGCAAATGACGGATTCATAAGCAACAGACTCGAAACCGACGGATTCGCAAACGATGTGCTAGGGTAGCATACTGAAACCGCGCTGACAGCGGCTGCTCAGGGCAGTCGGAACTCGATAGCCGCGCCCTGACCGAAGCCGACACACTCTGTCGCCAGACCCAGCTCCGCGTCGCGGCGGTTCATTTCGTGGACGAGCGTCACTGGAAGGCGCGCGCCAGAGGCCCCGAGCGGGTGGCCGATGGCGATTGCGCCGCCGTTGACGTTGTAGATGTCGTCGTCGAAGCCGAGTTCGCGCTGGCAGTACAGACACTGGGAGGCGAAGGCCTCGTTGAGTTCCACGAGGTCGTAATCGTCCGTTTCGCGGTCAGTTCGTTCGGTGAGTTTGCGAACGGCGGGGACCGGGCCGATCCCCATCACGGTCGGGTCAACACCGGCGACTTCGTGGGAGCCGATTTCCGCCAGAATGTCGAGTCCGCGGTCCTCCGCGAACTCACGGGAGGTGACCATCAGCCCTGCCGCACCGTCAGAGACCTGCGAGGCGTTGCCGGGTGTGACCGATCCATCCGACTTGAACACTGTCGGTAGCTGGGACAGCTTTTCGAGTGTGGTGTCAGGACGGATACCCTCGTCCGCTTCGAGCTGACCGTCCTCGGTATCGATCGGGACGATCTCGTCGTCGAAGCGACCGGACTCCGTCGCGTCGGCGGCGCGCTGGTGGCTCCGGAGCGCGTACTCGTCCTGTTCCTGCCGGGCGACCTCCATCTCGCTAGCGACCTTCTCAGCGGTCATTCCCATCTGGAGTTCGCCGATGTTGTAGTGTTCGGCCAGCCGCGGGTGGACGTTGTGCGTGTTTTCGTCCATCTGCACACGGGACATCGACTCCACACCGCCGGCGATGAGCACGTCGCGCTGGCCGGCCGCGATGGCGTCGGCGGCTCGCATCAGCGCTTCGGCGGAGGACGCACACCAGCGGTTAATCGTCGATGCGGGGACGCTCTCGCCGAGGTCCGACAACAGCGCGATGACCCGGGCCATGTTGTTGCCCTGTTCCCCGCGCTGCTGGGCACACCCCCACAGCAGATCGTCGACGTCATCGGCCTCGACGCCGGTCGACGCGAGCAACTGGTTGATAAGCGGCACCGAGAGGTCTTCGCTCCGGACGCCGGCGAGTGCGCCGTCCTCCTTTCCCTGTGGCGTTCTGACTGCGTCCACGATGACAGGTGTGGGCATGGACAACGGAACGTCTCGGCCTGTGTTAAAACCTGACAAACTCTACACAGCGGGGGAACCGTTGTCGGCCGACCGGCCTGACTGCGCCCCGACACGGTCGAGCAGCGGATTCACTCCGGTTCGAATCCCGGCGGGAGGCCGGCGTGTCTGAGCCCTTCCATCTCATCGATACGGAACCGGTAGACTGCGATGTCGCCGTCCTCGATAGCGTCCTCGAACAGCTCCGGCCGCCATGCCGTATCGAGCACGTCCGCGAAGTCGTCCCACTCGGACTCGGGGACGGCCTCGATACCGCCCTGTAACAGGACGCTCTCCCAGTGGAACATCGATTCGACTTTGTATACGAGCACGGCCGCATTCTCCGCCGCCTCGGTCAACTGTTGTTTACGGCTTGCTGACCCACCGATGAAGGTGAAATACAGCGCGCGGTCATCATCGTACCCGAACGACAGGGGAATCATGTACGGTCCGTTCTCGGTCGGTAGCCCCAGCACACCGACCCGCTGGTTCGACAGAAACGCCGCAATGTTGCTGTCGTCCATGCGCGTGAGTCCGGCCGCCTCGAGAGTATCTATTGTCATATAGGTGTAACTTCGACTGAAACCTGTTTAATTAATTCGGCTATTCCTCGCGGCGGAGAATTGCCCGCTGGAACGTGCCCGGTTGCCGCTACTCCTCCTGTGTTGCACCCGGAGCGTGGCGCTTGATCCGCTCAATGGCGGTCACGGCTTTGTTGCGTTCGGCGTACCCCTCACCGGAGTCCGCGATGATTTCGCCGTTGCGATGGCGGAGTCGCCAGCGCCACTCCTCGCCCCTGTCCTCGTACACTTCGAACGCTGCGCTCCCGATTTCTAGCAGATCAGCCTCGGCCGCGTACGACTGGACTCGCTCGATGGCATCCATGGCTTTCGACCGATTTGCGTACCCCTCGCCGCTGTCGGCGACGAGTTCGCTGTTGTCGGCCCGTAGCCGCCAGCGCCACTCCTCGGCAGCGTCCTCGTACACCTCGAAACGGTCATCGACCGCGGAGTCGGGTGCGAGTTCGCTGACTCGACGGGCCGCCCGCCGGGCGTTCGACCGGGAACTGTACCCCTCGCCGCTGTCGGCGAGGATGTTGCCGTTGCGGTGGAGCAAGCGCCAGCGGAACTCCCCGGCAGCGTCGGCGTACACCTCGTAAGCGACGGGGTCGACTTTGAGGTAGGCCGCGCCGGGAACGTATGCGCGGACGCTCTGCAGCGCTCGCCGGACGTTCGACTTCGAGGCGTATCCCTCACCGCTGTCGGCGAGGATATTGCCGTTATCGTGGCGCAAGCGCCAGCGGAACTCCCCGGCATTGTCCTCGAACAGTTCGAACGCGGCGTCGCTTTCGGGAGCCGGCACGACCGGTACGTCCTCGGCGGTGTCGTCCTCTGTCGCATCCTCGAAGAAAACGACAGCCCCGCCGGCGGCGTTGGACTGGACGCTACGGAGCCCCTGCATCGCCTTCTGGCGCGAGGAATACCCCTGTGCGCTGTCGGCGATGACGTTGGAGTTCCGATGGCGGAGCCGCCAGCGGTACTTGCCCGCCGCGTCCTCGTACAGTTCGAACGTCGCCTTGCTGTCCATCGCAGCCGCGATGGTGGCGTGGGCCGCGGCGAGTTCCGCCTCGGTCGCCTCGGTCACGGTCGCCAGTTCCTCGCGGGCGGCCTCGCTGGTCGCTAACTTCTCGGCCAGCCTGTTGCGCTCGCGGCTCGCCTGTTCGGCGGCCTGGGACTGTTGTGTCGCTTCCCGGGACGCCTGGTCGGCCTCCTGTGTGGCTTGCTCGGCCACTTCAGTTGCTTCCTGCGCCGTTTGAACGGCTTTGTCGTACGCTTCTTTTCGGCCAGTCAGCAGCGGGGAGACGACCGCGCCGACAGCCATCAGCCCGAGGCCGACGATGTATAGCGTCACTGCCGGGTTCCCCTCGGGGCCGGCCCAATTGGAGGGGTAGAACGTGGTGAACCACACCATCGCGACCAGTCCGACCACGGCCCCGAGGTATGTGAGTATCAGACCACGTCGTGTCAGCGGCAGCCTGATCGTCGGCCCGGCAAACAGCGAGATGAGCCCAATTGCACCGAGGAGATAGCCGAACTGCCGGGGCGTGCTCCGCGACGCTGTCAGATAAAACAGGAGGAGGCCGACGATACCGAGTACGATGCCGATGACGAACAGCCAGTAGCCGTACACCTCGTCGTCGGTCGTCGGCTCGCCGATGCGGTTCCGATACACCGAGATTAATTTGTTATTAGTTGCCACGTTGGAAACACACGGCGGTGGTATATTACCTTGGTGTCGGACATCGGGGCTTCGAGTGACTTATACCGGTTGCGTGGTAACATCAGTGGGAATGAGCAATCCGGAACTGGATGTCGTTGAGTTTCTGCTGACGGCCACTATTTACAGCGAGCGGCGGGACCTTGAGCCGGACGACCTGCCGGCCTCGTACCGGTCCGTCTTCTGGAGCGACGGCGAGATCGAACGGCCGCTGTCGGTCACCAACACGACCGCGAGCGAGGCCACCGGTGTCGAGCGACCCTGGGCGGCCATCTCCGGCCTGATGTTCACCGACCGCGACGATTTCTCGGGGAGCATTTCCATGACGGACCGCGACCTCGCCGAGGAGTGGTTCCTCGAACGGGTCGACGCCGCGGCGCTCGAAGACAATCCGGTCCTGGCGAAAGCCTTCGAGGACCATGTGGAGGGCGCTGACTACAAGCGGGCCCGCGAACAGAACCGACCGTCGCGTGCCGACCGCGCGTTTATCGACGCCAAACTGGAGGAGGCGTTCGACACCGACGACGAGGACGATGAGGAGATGCTCGACCTTGTCGACGTGCGCGCCCCTGAAGAGGTGGAGATGACGCTGGCTGACTTGGTGTTGACCACCGATCAGGAAGACGAGATCCAGAAGATCGTCAAGGCCATCGAGCACCGCGACTACCTCGCCCGGATCGGCCTGCGAGAGATCGGGAAACTCCTCTTTGTCGGCCCGCCGGGGACCGGCAAGACCAGCGTCGCCCGCGCGCTGGCCCATGACCTCGACCTTCCGTTCGTCGAGGTGAAGCTCTCGATGATCACCAGCCAGTACCTCGGCGAGACGGCCAAGAACGTCGAGAAGGTGTTCGAGGTCGCAAAGCGACTCTCGCCGTGTATCCTCTTCATGGACGAGTTCGACTTCGTCGCCAAGACGCGCTCCTCCGACGAACACGCCGCGATCAAGCGCGCTGTCAACACTCTCCTCAAGAGCATCGACGAGATTTCGCTTATTCAGGATGAGGTGTTGCTCATCGGCGCGACGAACCACCCCGACCAGCTTGACGCCGCCGCCTGGCGGCGCTTCGACGAGATCGTCAACTTCCCGAAGCCGGATAGCGGTATGCGCGCGGACATCCTCCGCATCGTCACCCAGCAGATGGAGATCGACGACTTCGACCCGGAGACACTGGCGGACCTCACCGAGGGGCTGACCGGCAGTGACCTCCGGCTCGTGCTCCGTGAGGCTGTCCTCAATGCTCTGACCGAGGAGCGGACCACGCTCACCCAGCAGGATCTTGAAGACGCTATCATCGACTTCGAGGAGCGGGACAACCTCAAGAACATGGACATGATGGACGGCGACGCCGACGCGTTGGTCGCCGGGAGCGGCGGCTTCTCCGGTGACGGCGGCAGTGATCACGACCACGATCACGACCACTGAGCGACGGCTTGCCCACTTAGACACCCGTTCTGGCTGTCGGTATGAGCGATTTACTTATCAATGCAGGAACCATTCGGTAGCCATGGCTGACAACGACGTGTTCACCGAGACAGACGAGCCGGCCGAGTCGTGGGTTGACGTTCGGATGACTGATCCCGATGAAGGCGAGTGGGACGTAGACGTGGTTATCGCGGAAAAGCAGGTCGAGTATGTCGACCTGCGCATCCGACCGGAGTTACTTGAGGGGTTCTTCGAGTGTCTGTTCGACGACCTCGCGGACGAGCGCGCCCGGTCCCTGCTGGCGGCGACGATGGAGCGACAGGGGATCGACCCGGCGAACCTGTTCGATAGCCAGTAACGAAAGCGAGGGGCTTAGGCGGGTCCCCCTCTGAAGGGATGGTAATGGAGGTCACGCTGCTTGGGACCGGCGACACGACGGGGACGCCGACTGTCCAGTGCGACTGTGACACGTGCGAACGGGCGCGCGACCCCGACGAGGAACTCCGGGCCCGCGTCCGCGAGCGTGGCATCGACCCCACGGGCGGCGTCGAACGGTCGCGCTTCTCCGTCGCCGTGGAGAACGACGAAACCGGCGAGTCACTACTGATCGACCTGAGTCCGGACTTCCGTCACCAGTTCCTCCGCGAGTCGGTCCCGCTGCCGGACGCGGCGATTATCACGCACGTTCACTTCGACCACCTCGATGGCCTCGGCAACGCCTACCGCCTGTTCGACGAACTGCCGGTCCACGCTGCCGACGAAACCGATCCGGTGACTGGTGCAAGCGTCGCCGAGAGCGTCCGGAGCCGCTATGACTATCTCGATACGGTCTCGGTCCACGCACAGACGCCGCTCAAGCCGTTCACCGTCGCTGGCTTCGAGGTGACGCTCGTCCCGGTCACGCACCCACCGCTTCTGTGTTACGGCCTGCGAATCGAGGAACCTCAGACCGGCGCAGTGCTGTCGATTTCCGGGGATACCTGCTACGACGTGCCCGACCGTTCGAAATCCGTCCTGACCGGGGCCGACCTCGCGCTCGTCGAGGGCATCGTCCACCCGGAGGCCTGCGAGTACCACCCGAAAGGCGGCACGCACCACGACGAAAACGGCGTGCCGCGGACCTTCGGCACGAAACACATGACCCTGCCCGGCGCGCGGGACTTCGCCGAAGACATTGCGGCCGACGACTACCGTATCGTCCACACGGCGCACTACGTCCCCGCGGACAGGGCCTTCGCTGACGACATCGGACTCGACGGCGAGCGGTTCACGCTCTGACTCCCGATTCGGCTCGGTGAAACGGACCGTAGCTTATAGGCCATGGCGGCTAATGCCGTTGTATGGACAGGCGCGGCATCGCGGAGGTCGGTGGGCTGTCGCTGGCTGGCGGCGTCCTTGCAATCGCCGTCCAGCAGGGTATCGTGGGCAGTATCGACTGGGTGCTGGTGGTGGGACTGGTCACCTGTGTCGGTATCGCGGCCGCGGCGAACTATCAGGCCAGAACGAAACATGCGGCGAAGGTCGCCACCGAAGCGCCGGCAGTGACCGAAGACAACTACGAACAGCACGGCCGTCCGACAGCCGGTGACGGCGGCTTACCGTCGGATGACGCGCCTTCAGGCGACGACGACCGGTAGCGGTGACGACTTCTCGCGGCTATCCGAACCGATCCAGCCCCGACTGACGACGCCTGCGTCCGTCTGGGTCCGCCCGCCACGGCGTCCGCTCGGCCCGAAGCGAGTCCCCGTCGACGGCCGGCGGGTCGGCTGCCTTGTACCCGCCGCAGTCCGGGCCGCACTCGTCGCTCTCGCGGACAGCGCGATCCTTCCACTGACAGTACGGAATCCCGTCACTGTCGGGTGAACAGCGCTCACACGCCGGATAGTCGAAACTCCGCCATCCCTTCCCATACGCTCGCTCGGCCAGTCGCCGGCGTGCGCGAGCCTTTTCAGAAGCGTTGACTATCCCCACGTCTGTCCGGATCGCCCGCTCGTCGAGGAGTTCGACGCCGGCGTCGTCGGTCGCCAGTGGTGTCGCCTCCCGACGGACGTCTATCGTTCCGCTGTCGGCGTCGAACCGCCAGACACCGACTTCCTCGGGAATCCGGTTGAGGTGCGCCCCGGTAACGTAGGAGGCCGTCGCCAGCACGACGCGGTCGGCAAGCGCGAGCGAGACGTCGGTCCGCAACTGTGATTCCAGGTCGCCGGGCCGACGCAGGTCCGGCTTGTTCTCGATGGCGACGATGTCGCCGACCCAGTCGGGGTACCGCGTCGTCTGTCGGAC from Haloarcula sp. H-GB4 harbors:
- a CDS encoding NUDIX domain-containing protein, whose protein sequence is MQPQRATYVKKACAYITRNGSELLVFDGPGHDGLQIPKGTVEPGERPRVAVQREAVEESGLASFERLQHIATDVWTRRESPPKRYVRSFYHLPVHESRDHWVHTVTGTGEERGAEFEFSWVDLQTDATFALDLDDYLHSLTSPAEATTAGDVAAD
- a CDS encoding thiolase family protein, which encodes MPTPVIVDAVRTPQGKEDGALAGVRSEDLSVPLINQLLASTGVEADDVDDLLWGCAQQRGEQGNNMARVIALLSDLGESVPASTINRWCASSAEALMRAADAIAAGQRDVLIAGGVESMSRVQMDENTHNVHPRLAEHYNIGELQMGMTAEKVASEMEVARQEQDEYALRSHQRAADATESGRFDDEIVPIDTEDGQLEADEGIRPDTTLEKLSQLPTVFKSDGSVTPGNASQVSDGAAGLMVTSREFAEDRGLDILAEIGSHEVAGVDPTVMGIGPVPAVRKLTERTDRETDDYDLVELNEAFASQCLYCQRELGFDDDIYNVNGGAIAIGHPLGASGARLPVTLVHEMNRRDAELGLATECVGFGQGAAIEFRLP
- a CDS encoding pyridoxamine 5'-phosphate oxidase family protein; this translates as MTIDTLEAAGLTRMDDSNIAAFLSNQRVGVLGLPTENGPYMIPLSFGYDDDRALYFTFIGGSASRKQQLTEAAENAAVLVYKVESMFHWESVLLQGGIEAVPESEWDDFADVLDTAWRPELFEDAIEDGDIAVYRFRIDEMEGLRHAGLPPGFEPE
- a CDS encoding DUF1508 domain-containing protein; protein product: MYRNRIGEPTTDDEVYGYWLFVIGIVLGIVGLLLFYLTASRSTPRQFGYLLGAIGLISLFAGPTIRLPLTRRGLILTYLGAVVGLVAMVWFTTFYPSNWAGPEGNPAVTLYIVGLGLMAVGAVVSPLLTGRKEAYDKAVQTAQEATEVAEQATQEADQASREATQQSQAAEQASRERNRLAEKLATSEAAREELATVTEATEAELAAAHATIAAAMDSKATFELYEDAAGKYRWRLRHRNSNVIADSAQGYSSRQKAMQGLRSVQSNAAGGAVVFFEDATEDDTAEDVPVVPAPESDAAFELFEDNAGEFRWRLRHDNGNILADSGEGYASKSNVRRALQSVRAYVPGAAYLKVDPVAYEVYADAAGEFRWRLLHRNGNILADSGEGYSSRSNARRAARRVSELAPDSAVDDRFEVYEDAAEEWRWRLRADNSELVADSGEGYANRSKAMDAIERVQSYAAEADLLEIGSAAFEVYEDRGEEWRWRLRHRNGEIIADSGEGYAERNKAVTAIERIKRHAPGATQEE
- a CDS encoding ATP-binding protein; the protein is MSNPELDVVEFLLTATIYSERRDLEPDDLPASYRSVFWSDGEIERPLSVTNTTASEATGVERPWAAISGLMFTDRDDFSGSISMTDRDLAEEWFLERVDAAALEDNPVLAKAFEDHVEGADYKRAREQNRPSRADRAFIDAKLEEAFDTDDEDDEEMLDLVDVRAPEEVEMTLADLVLTTDQEDEIQKIVKAIEHRDYLARIGLREIGKLLFVGPPGTGKTSVARALAHDLDLPFVEVKLSMITSQYLGETAKNVEKVFEVAKRLSPCILFMDEFDFVAKTRSSDEHAAIKRAVNTLLKSIDEISLIQDEVLLIGATNHPDQLDAAAWRRFDEIVNFPKPDSGMRADILRIVTQQMEIDDFDPETLADLTEGLTGSDLRLVLREAVLNALTEERTTLTQQDLEDAIIDFEERDNLKNMDMMDGDADALVAGSGGFSGDGGSDHDHDHDH
- a CDS encoding MBL fold metallo-hydrolase; this encodes MEVTLLGTGDTTGTPTVQCDCDTCERARDPDEELRARVRERGIDPTGGVERSRFSVAVENDETGESLLIDLSPDFRHQFLRESVPLPDAAIITHVHFDHLDGLGNAYRLFDELPVHAADETDPVTGASVAESVRSRYDYLDTVSVHAQTPLKPFTVAGFEVTLVPVTHPPLLCYGLRIEEPQTGAVLSISGDTCYDVPDRSKSVLTGADLALVEGIVHPEACEYHPKGGTHHDENGVPRTFGTKHMTLPGARDFAEDIAADDYRIVHTAHYVPADRAFADDIGLDGERFTL
- a CDS encoding DUF5787 family protein; protein product: MREFDFELALCAHLEREGRLVSRQLGGAIHGRRVLDTVVVEPGPEFDERAAITPERLPTAAIESDVGPGRARYWKDAFDCHPDRAERAVELAVDRGFFERERRGGRTYVRQTTRYPDWVGDIVAIENKPDLRRPGDLESQLRTDVSLALADRVVLATASYVTGAHLNRIPEEVGVWRFDADSGTIDVRREATPLATDDAGVELLDERAIRTDVGIVNASEKARARRRLAERAYGKGWRSFDYPACERCSPDSDGIPYCQWKDRAVRESDECGPDCGGYKAADPPAVDGDSLRAERTPWRADPDGRRRRQSGLDRFG